A single region of the Duganella sp. BuS-21 genome encodes:
- a CDS encoding LysM peptidoglycan-binding domain-containing protein → MKNFSTVSTRLALAALFSVAAAASAAPLTCEFRPDAPDQHVVVKGDTLWDISGAFLRQPWCWPTVWGMNRDEIANPHWIYPGQVIWFDRAAGRLRLGTQLSDGLNDPSTTQKLEPRVRTEGLGKDAVPSIPPGVIEPFLTQPLIIEDDELKGAPRIIATQEGRVFLGKGDKAYVRGDLKGNSSFQVFRPGAPLKDPVSKQVIGYEAFYLGTLKLQAEVKPGAGSAVHTFAVSTANQEMGKGDQLRAVPPTPMQNYAPHPPGQAVDARVVAVYGGVTHAGQNQVVSINRGKLDGLDIGSVLQLYHAGRTVSDSTGQKSWFGREQQVKLPDEEVGSLFIFRVFKHISYGLIMQVTAPVEVGDVAKSPE, encoded by the coding sequence ATGAAAAATTTTAGCACAGTCAGTACCCGCTTAGCATTGGCCGCCTTGTTTTCCGTCGCTGCTGCAGCCTCGGCCGCGCCACTGACATGCGAATTCCGGCCCGACGCGCCGGACCAACACGTGGTGGTCAAGGGCGACACGCTGTGGGACATTTCCGGCGCCTTCCTGCGCCAGCCCTGGTGCTGGCCGACCGTGTGGGGCATGAACCGCGACGAGATCGCCAATCCGCACTGGATTTATCCGGGCCAGGTGATCTGGTTCGACCGCGCCGCCGGCCGTCTGCGGCTGGGCACGCAGTTGAGCGACGGCCTCAACGATCCCTCGACCACGCAAAAGCTGGAGCCGCGCGTGCGCACCGAAGGCTTGGGCAAGGACGCCGTGCCGTCGATCCCGCCCGGCGTGATCGAACCCTTTCTGACCCAGCCGCTGATCATCGAGGATGACGAACTGAAGGGCGCACCGCGCATCATCGCCACGCAGGAGGGCCGCGTGTTCCTGGGCAAGGGCGACAAGGCCTATGTGCGCGGCGACCTGAAAGGCAACAGTTCCTTCCAGGTGTTCCGTCCCGGTGCGCCGCTCAAGGATCCCGTCAGCAAACAGGTGATCGGCTACGAGGCCTTCTATTTAGGCACGCTGAAATTGCAGGCCGAAGTCAAGCCCGGCGCCGGCAGCGCGGTGCACACTTTCGCCGTCTCCACCGCCAACCAGGAAATGGGCAAGGGCGACCAGTTGCGCGCCGTGCCGCCGACGCCGATGCAGAACTACGCACCGCATCCACCCGGGCAGGCGGTCGATGCGCGGGTGGTGGCGGTGTACGGCGGCGTCACGCACGCCGGCCAGAACCAGGTGGTCAGCATTAATCGCGGAAAGCTTGACGGACTCGATATCGGTTCCGTGCTGCAGCTGTACCATGCGGGAAGAACTGTGAGCGATTCCACCGGCCAGAAGAGCTGGTTCGGGCGCGAGCAGCAGGTCAAGCTGCCGGACGAGGAAGTGGGCAGCTTGTTTATCTTCCGCGTGTTCAAGCATATTTCCTACGGCTTGATCATGCAGGTGACGGCGCCGGTTGAGGTGGGCGACGTCGCCAAGTCGCCGGAGTAA
- the dprA gene encoding DNA-processing protein DprA yields MQATEAIAELTRPALAGWLRLQQTGGVGLLTAHTLLDALGTPHAIFDASRTRLLDIVTPRQADALLAPPTAVLEAQLDAVQAWQALPGNRILPLDHPDYPNELREIVAAPLMLYVKGRVELLLRRSVAVVGSRNASRQGVLNAQHMAQTLSDAGLVIVSGLALGIDAAAHEGALGGAGGTIAVLGTGIDRIYPARNGALARRIAEEGCVVSEYALGTPPTRDNFPRRNRIISGLARGVLVVEAAARSGSLITARLAVAQGRDVYAVPGSIHATLAKGCHQLIREGARLVESGADVLAELQMLADGQAGARAALDDSFVDRVLDAMGADPVQADVLALHLHETAGELQGQLLALELAGLLERLPGGMFQRLRA; encoded by the coding sequence GTGCAAGCCACGGAAGCCATTGCCGAATTGACCAGGCCAGCGCTGGCGGGCTGGCTGCGTCTGCAACAGACCGGCGGCGTCGGCCTGCTGACCGCGCACACGCTGCTGGACGCGCTCGGCACCCCGCACGCCATCTTTGACGCCAGCCGCACCCGCCTGCTGGACATCGTCACGCCGCGCCAGGCCGACGCCTTGCTGGCGCCGCCGACAGCGGTGCTTGAGGCGCAGCTCGACGCCGTGCAGGCCTGGCAGGCGCTGCCCGGCAACCGCATATTGCCGCTCGATCATCCCGATTATCCCAACGAATTGCGCGAGATCGTCGCCGCGCCGCTGATGCTGTACGTCAAAGGCAGGGTCGAACTATTGCTGCGCCGCTCAGTGGCGGTGGTTGGTTCGCGCAACGCCAGCCGCCAGGGTGTGCTGAACGCCCAGCACATGGCGCAAACCCTGTCCGACGCCGGCCTGGTGATCGTCTCCGGGCTGGCGCTGGGCATCGATGCGGCGGCCCACGAGGGCGCGCTCGGCGGGGCCGGCGGCACCATCGCCGTGCTGGGCACCGGCATCGACCGCATCTATCCGGCCCGCAACGGCGCGCTGGCGCGCCGCATCGCCGAGGAGGGTTGCGTGGTCAGCGAATACGCGCTGGGCACGCCGCCCACGCGCGACAACTTTCCCCGTCGCAACCGCATCATCAGCGGCCTGGCGCGCGGCGTGCTGGTGGTGGAGGCGGCCGCCAGGTCCGGTTCCCTGATCACCGCGCGGCTGGCGGTGGCCCAAGGGCGCGATGTGTACGCCGTCCCCGGATCGATTCATGCGACACTAGCCAAAGGCTGTCACCAATTGATCAGGGAAGGCGCCAGGCTGGTGGAATCCGGCGCCGACGTGCTGGCCGAGTTGCAGATGCTGGCCGATGGCCAGGCCGGCGCCCGCGCCGCGCTGGACGACAGCTTTGTCGATCGCGTGCTGGACGCCATGGGCGCCGATCCGGTGCAGGCCGACGTGCTGGCCCTGCATCTGCATGAAACGGCCGGCGAGTTGCAAGGCCAGCTGCTGGCGCTGGAACTGGCCGGACTGCTGGAGCGCTTGCCAGGGGGAATGTTTCAACGCCTGCGGGCATGA
- a CDS encoding DUF494 domain-containing protein, with translation MFDVLVYLYETYYRPDACPEPAALAKKLSAVGFDDVEISEALVWLTDLTAIAGEEQALTASSTGTRFYVEEETDALGSAAIGFIQFLESAKVLSPLQREIVIERALALEEMPVSLGKLKVIVLMLLWSQGKEPDALMFDDLFGSDEDQAPRLLH, from the coding sequence ATGTTCGACGTCCTTGTTTATCTCTACGAGACCTATTACCGCCCCGATGCCTGTCCTGAACCGGCCGCATTGGCCAAGAAGCTGTCGGCCGTCGGTTTTGACGACGTCGAGATCTCCGAAGCCCTGGTGTGGTTGACTGATCTGACCGCCATCGCCGGCGAGGAGCAGGCGCTGACGGCGTCCTCCACCGGCACGCGCTTTTATGTCGAAGAGGAAACCGACGCCCTGGGCTCGGCCGCCATCGGCTTTATCCAGTTCCTGGAATCGGCCAAGGTACTGTCGCCGCTGCAACGCGAAATCGTCATTGAACGCGCGCTGGCGCTGGAAGAGATGCCGGTCTCGCTGGGCAAGCTCAAGGTGATCGTATTGATGTTGCTGTGGAGTCAGGGCAAGGAACCCGACGCCTTGATGTTCGACGACCTGTTCGGCTCGGACGAAGACCAGGCGCCCCGCCTGCTGCATTAA
- a CDS encoding DNA topoisomerase III — MSKTLIIAEKPSVANDIAKTLGGFTKHDEYFESDEYVLSSAVGHLLEIAVPEEHDVKRGKWSFAHLPMIPPYFALNPIAKTEARLKVLNKLIKRKDVTGLINACDAGREGELIFRLIAQNAKAKQPVQRLWLQSMTPAAIRDGFTHLRSDEDMMPLADAARCRSEADWLIGINGTRAMTAFNSKEGGFYLTTVGRVQTPTLSIVVEREEKIKKFVSRDFWEVRAEFVCAAGVYEGRWLDTKFKKDETDPEKRAERLWSKAAADSIALAVRGKQGVVTEEAKPTTSMAPGLFDLTSLQREANSRFGFSAKNTLGLAQALYEKHKVLTYPRTDSRHLPEDYIPTVLQALEVVKENPNYHQFAKQIIDKKWVKPNKRIFDNSKISDHFAIIPTTIAPKNLSEPEQKLYDLVTRRFMAVFFPPAEFQVTTRYTEVSGHQFKTEGKVMTNPGWLAIYGKEASTDDDKEGNANGNLVPVAKGEKVLTDTVNPNGLVTKPPARYTEATLLSAMEGAGKLVEDDELRDAMAGKGLGTPATRAATIEGLLSEKYLLREGRELMPTAKAFQLMTLLRGLGVNELTAPELTGEWEYKLSQMEKGKISREEFMREIAQMTQIIVKRAKEYNNDTIPGDYHTMVTPCPNCAGVVKENYRRFACTKCEFSMSKTPGGRQFEIEEVEQLLKDRTIGPLQGFRSKMGRPFAAILRIVRDEDIKNFKLEFDFGQNDDSEDSEPVDFTGQTALGPCPKCAAGVYEMGLAYVCENSVAKPKTCDFRSGRIILQQEILPEQMAKLLNDGKTDLMPGFVSQRTRRPFKAFLVKGKDGKISFEFEERKAKAPAKGKAAAADADDGAEEKKAPVKKAAAVKKPAAKKAAVKKPAAKKVAAKKAAATAE, encoded by the coding sequence ATGAGCAAAACCCTCATCATCGCCGAAAAACCGTCTGTCGCGAATGACATCGCGAAGACGCTGGGCGGCTTCACCAAGCACGATGAGTACTTTGAATCCGACGAGTACGTGTTGTCCTCCGCCGTCGGTCACCTGCTGGAAATCGCCGTCCCCGAAGAACACGACGTCAAGCGCGGCAAATGGAGTTTCGCGCACTTGCCGATGATTCCACCGTACTTTGCGCTGAACCCGATCGCCAAGACCGAAGCGCGCCTCAAGGTGCTGAACAAGCTGATCAAGCGCAAGGACGTCACCGGCCTGATCAACGCATGTGACGCGGGCCGCGAAGGAGAACTGATCTTCCGCCTGATCGCCCAGAACGCCAAGGCCAAGCAACCGGTCCAGCGCCTGTGGCTGCAATCGATGACGCCGGCCGCGATCCGCGACGGCTTCACCCATCTGCGCAGCGACGAAGACATGATGCCGCTGGCCGACGCCGCCCGCTGCCGCTCGGAAGCGGACTGGCTGATCGGCATCAACGGCACCCGCGCCATGACCGCCTTCAACTCGAAAGAGGGCGGCTTCTACCTGACCACCGTGGGCCGCGTGCAAACGCCGACCCTGTCGATCGTGGTCGAGCGCGAAGAAAAGATCAAGAAATTCGTCTCGCGCGACTTCTGGGAAGTGCGCGCCGAATTCGTCTGCGCCGCCGGCGTGTACGAAGGCCGCTGGCTCGACACCAAGTTCAAGAAGGACGAGACCGACCCGGAAAAACGCGCCGAGCGCCTGTGGAGCAAGGCTGCCGCCGACTCCATCGCGCTGGCCGTGCGTGGCAAGCAAGGCGTGGTCACCGAAGAAGCCAAGCCGACCACCTCGATGGCGCCGGGCCTGTTCGACCTGACCAGCCTGCAGCGCGAAGCCAACTCGCGCTTCGGCTTCTCGGCCAAGAACACCCTGGGCCTGGCCCAGGCGCTGTACGAAAAGCACAAAGTGCTGACCTACCCGCGTACCGATTCGCGCCACCTGCCGGAAGATTACATCCCGACCGTGTTGCAGGCGCTGGAAGTGGTCAAGGAAAATCCGAACTATCACCAGTTCGCCAAGCAGATCATCGACAAGAAGTGGGTCAAGCCGAACAAGCGCATCTTCGACAACAGCAAGATCTCGGATCACTTCGCGATCATCCCGACCACCATCGCGCCGAAGAACCTGTCCGAACCGGAACAGAAGCTGTACGACCTGGTGACGCGCCGCTTCATGGCGGTGTTCTTCCCGCCGGCGGAATTCCAGGTCACCACCCGCTACACGGAAGTGTCCGGCCATCAGTTCAAAACTGAAGGCAAGGTCATGACCAATCCGGGCTGGCTGGCGATCTACGGCAAGGAAGCTTCGACCGACGACGACAAGGAAGGCAATGCCAACGGCAACCTGGTACCGGTCGCCAAGGGCGAGAAGGTGCTGACCGACACCGTCAACCCGAACGGCCTGGTCACCAAGCCGCCTGCACGCTACACCGAGGCGACGCTGCTGTCCGCCATGGAGGGCGCGGGCAAGCTGGTGGAAGACGACGAACTGCGCGACGCCATGGCCGGCAAGGGCCTGGGCACGCCGGCAACGCGCGCCGCCACCATCGAGGGCCTGCTGAGCGAGAAATATCTGCTGCGCGAAGGCCGCGAGCTGATGCCGACCGCCAAAGCGTTCCAGCTGATGACGCTGCTGCGCGGCCTGGGCGTGAACGAACTGACCGCACCCGAGCTGACCGGCGAGTGGGAATACAAGCTGTCGCAGATGGAGAAGGGCAAGATCTCGCGTGAGGAATTCATGCGCGAGATCGCGCAAATGACGCAGATCATCGTCAAGCGCGCCAAGGAATACAACAACGATACGATTCCTGGTGATTACCACACCATGGTCACGCCGTGCCCGAATTGCGCTGGCGTGGTCAAGGAAAACTACCGTCGTTTCGCCTGCACCAAGTGCGAATTCTCGATGAGCAAAACGCCGGGTGGCCGCCAGTTCGAAATCGAAGAAGTGGAGCAATTGCTGAAGGACCGCACCATCGGCCCGCTGCAAGGTTTCCGCTCGAAGATGGGCCGTCCGTTCGCGGCGATTCTGCGCATCGTGCGTGACGAGGACATCAAGAACTTCAAGCTGGAGTTCGACTTCGGCCAGAACGATGATTCGGAAGATTCGGAACCGGTCGACTTCACCGGCCAGACGGCTTTGGGGCCTTGCCCCAAGTGCGCCGCCGGCGTGTACGAAATGGGCCTGGCTTACGTTTGCGAAAACAGCGTCGCCAAACCGAAGACGTGCGATTTCCGCAGCGGCCGCATCATCCTGCAACAGGAGATTTTGCCTGAGCAGATGGCCAAGCTGCTCAACGACGGCAAGACCGATCTCATGCCGGGCTTTGTTTCGCAGCGCACGCGTCGTCCGTTCAAGGCCTTCCTGGTGAAGGGCAAGGACGGCAAGATCAGCTTCGAGTTCGAAGAACGCAAAGCCAAAGCGCCGGCCAAAGGCAAAGCCGCCGCAGCGGATGCCGACGACGGCGCGGAAGAGAAAAAAGCTCCGGTAAAGAAAGCCGCAGCGGTGAAAAAGCCGGCGGCCAAAAAAGCCGCAGTCAAGAAGCCGGCGGCCAAGAAAGTAGCCGCTAAAAAGGCGGCCGCCACGGCAGAGTAA
- a CDS encoding methyl-accepting chemotaxis protein, with translation MKNLTIGTRLAAGFGLVLALMILMTVIGIGHMSTVATATRDMMQQPLAKERMISDWYRLIHTSVRRTSAISKSSDPSLGPFFAEETASSTAEVNGLQKKVEPLLEGDEEKALFKGMMENRKRYLSSRDAIVALKKEGKFEEAAQVLDQRFTPDGKAYLTALSSLLDLQRKSIDANAERIETLYESNRTFMVGLGLMVLTLGVVCAWRLTRGITVPLNQAVEIAVAVAHKDLTSHIEVTSKDETGRLLQALQTMNDGLIGIVTEVRNGTESISTASSQIAAGNLDLSGRTEEQASSLEETASSMEELTSTVKQNADNARQANLLAVKASEVAQRGGAVVSEVVSTMEAITGSSRKIADIISVIDGIAFQTNILALNAAVEAARAGEQGRGFAVVASEVRNLAQRSAAAAREIKSLIDDSLEKVNAGSALVTQAGSTMSDVVISIQRVTDIVGEITTASLEQSSGIEQVNQAIGQMDQVTQQNAALVEEAAAAASSLHDQADALTAIVSVFKLR, from the coding sequence ATGAAAAATTTGACTATCGGCACGCGCCTTGCGGCGGGCTTTGGTTTGGTATTGGCATTGATGATCCTGATGACCGTCATCGGCATCGGTCACATGAGCACGGTGGCGACAGCCACGCGCGACATGATGCAGCAACCGCTGGCCAAGGAACGCATGATTTCGGACTGGTATCGCCTGATCCACACCAGCGTGCGCCGCACCTCGGCCATTTCCAAGAGCTCGGACCCGTCGTTGGGGCCGTTCTTTGCCGAGGAAACGGCTTCCTCGACGGCGGAAGTCAACGGCTTGCAGAAGAAGGTCGAGCCGCTGCTGGAAGGCGATGAGGAAAAAGCCCTGTTCAAGGGCATGATGGAAAACCGCAAGCGCTACCTGTCCTCGCGCGACGCCATCGTCGCGCTGAAAAAGGAAGGCAAGTTCGAAGAAGCGGCCCAGGTGCTGGACCAGCGCTTTACGCCGGACGGCAAGGCCTACCTGACTGCGCTGAGCAGCCTGCTGGACTTGCAGCGCAAGAGCATCGACGCCAACGCCGAGCGCATTGAAACGCTGTACGAAAGCAATCGTACCTTCATGGTGGGTTTGGGCCTGATGGTGCTGACGCTGGGCGTGGTGTGCGCATGGCGCCTGACGCGCGGCATCACCGTGCCGCTGAACCAGGCGGTGGAGATCGCCGTGGCCGTGGCGCACAAAGACCTGACCTCGCATATCGAAGTCACCAGCAAGGATGAAACCGGCCGCCTGCTGCAAGCCTTGCAGACCATGAACGACGGTCTGATCGGCATCGTCACCGAAGTGCGCAACGGCACCGAGAGCATCTCGACCGCGTCGAGCCAGATCGCGGCCGGCAACCTGGACCTGTCGGGCCGTACCGAAGAGCAGGCTTCCAGTCTGGAGGAAACCGCCTCCTCGATGGAAGAGCTGACCTCCACCGTCAAGCAGAACGCCGACAACGCGCGCCAGGCCAACCTGCTGGCGGTGAAGGCGTCGGAAGTCGCGCAGCGCGGCGGCGCTGTGGTGTCGGAAGTGGTGAGCACCATGGAAGCGATCACGGGCTCGTCGCGCAAGATCGCCGACATCATCAGCGTGATCGACGGCATCGCCTTTCAGACCAATATTCTAGCCTTGAACGCGGCGGTGGAAGCGGCACGTGCCGGTGAGCAGGGGCGTGGTTTCGCGGTGGTGGCGTCGGAAGTGCGCAACCTGGCGCAGCGCAGTGCGGCGGCGGCCAGGGAAATCAAGTCGCTGATCGACGATTCGCTGGAGAAGGTCAACGCCGGCAGCGCGCTGGTCACGCAGGCCGGCAGCACCATGAGTGACGTCGTGATCAGCATCCAGCGCGTGACCGACATCGTGGGCGAAATCACCACGGCTTCGCTGGAACAGAGCAGCGGCATCGAGCAGGTGAACCAGGCCATCGGCCAGATGGACCAGGTCACGCAGCAAAACGCCGCGCTGGTGGAAGAAGCGGCAGCGGCCGCATCGTCCCTGCACGATCAGGCCGATGCGCTGACCGCCATCGTCTCGGTCTTCAAGCTCCGCTGA
- a CDS encoding ABC transporter permease has product MLAIALFEARQRLKLLSTWVYFFGFLALTMLWMAAAGGFFKGASVTFGSQLIDSPRSLMFTTSFLGSIGVIVIAAMMGRSVQQDFEYDMQHFFFSAPIRKHQYMFGRFLGAYITLAVIFTSILLGAWLGSFIPGIDPERLAHAGLMAYLIPYLIVILPNIFIFGAVFFILAALTRRMLPVYISSVVMLIGYMVAPGLARDLDYKNFAALIDPFGTTAVIRLTEYWPIIERNSRIFLPEGVYLLNRVIWASAALASLMVGYWRFHFIATADSGHGKRTSTGEGEIPQHLSHTSTNTQEKPDFQARSLGWLLFKSSWLNLRETTKNIYFLVIVLAGVLMMGAASLDLGSLYGTNTYPVTYQVLEVVSSTFALFMMVITTFYAGELIWREREARMNQMLDALPVPSWLPLLAKLFALIGLQVLLMVVIMLTGMAVQIFQGYFLLEPGLYLHHLFLVQMPGYALTAVLAITLQVLINQRYLAYFAMIVYYIISITAESVGIDNPMLIYGNLPSITYSAMNGYGHFLVRERWYEAYWGGAALLLIVLSLLFWARGTNDDWRQRLQLARHALTMPVLSTIAVGVLIFAATGGVLFYNQYVANCFKSAYHKETEKADYERKYKQYAVLPQPRITDVKLNVEIMPDQRALMVKGRYLLQNKSTLPVSDIIVSQDNNVAQFTVRFSQAVRNGVQDGDLGFYSYKLAQPLAPGAQLALEFDISYTPQGILGLGRDTPVLGNGTFFNNGVMPHIGYQQDWELSDARDRKKHQLVARERMLPRDDPAGLANNITGNDADWITFDATVGTSADQTAIAPGMLVKDWVSKGRRYFHYKVDQPMLNMYAFQSARYLVKRDWWQDVGIELYYHPGHEYNLERMDKGIKESLDYYTKNFGPYQHKLVRIVEFPRYAQFAQSYPNTIPYSESVGFIAKVNDKNPKDIDYPFYITAHEVAHQWWGHQLVGGNTRGGTVLSETLAEYSALMVMKKSFGPNKMRRFLHYDLDQYLMGRALERKKELPLADNENQNYIQYRKGSLAMYQLQDMLGEDKVNGALKEILNQYGRKPGPYPSVTVLVDALRKVTPADQAYLIDDLFNHIVLYENHAISATARKLNDGRYEVSFAVSAAKVRAGEQGEEKDTPLKDWIDIGVDDKEGNSLFRERKLIAQKENRYTVIINGRPAKAGIDPDSKLIDRKPDDNLINVELQTQ; this is encoded by the coding sequence ATGTTAGCCATCGCCCTCTTTGAAGCGCGCCAGCGCCTTAAGCTGCTGTCGACCTGGGTGTACTTCTTCGGCTTCCTGGCCCTGACCATGCTGTGGATGGCCGCCGCCGGCGGCTTCTTCAAAGGCGCCTCGGTCACCTTCGGCAGCCAATTGATCGACTCGCCGCGCTCGCTCATGTTCACCACCAGCTTCCTCGGCTCGATCGGCGTGATCGTCATCGCCGCCATGATGGGGCGCTCGGTGCAGCAGGACTTCGAGTACGACATGCAGCACTTCTTCTTCAGCGCGCCGATCAGGAAGCACCAGTACATGTTCGGCCGCTTCCTCGGCGCCTATATCACGCTGGCGGTGATCTTCACCAGCATCCTGCTGGGCGCATGGCTGGGCAGCTTCATCCCCGGCATCGATCCCGAGCGCTTGGCGCACGCGGGGCTGATGGCCTACCTGATTCCCTACCTGATCGTCATCCTGCCCAACATCTTCATCTTCGGCGCCGTATTCTTCATCCTGGCCGCGCTGACGCGGCGCATGCTGCCGGTCTACATCTCCAGCGTGGTCATGCTGATCGGCTACATGGTGGCGCCGGGCCTGGCGCGCGACCTCGACTATAAAAACTTCGCCGCCTTGATCGACCCGTTCGGCACCACCGCCGTGATCCGCCTGACCGAATACTGGCCCATCATCGAGCGCAACAGCCGCATATTCCTGCCCGAAGGCGTGTACCTGTTGAACCGCGTGATCTGGGCCTCGGCCGCGCTGGCCAGCCTGATGGTGGGCTACTGGCGCTTCCACTTCATCGCCACCGCCGACAGCGGCCACGGCAAGCGCACCAGCACCGGTGAAGGCGAAATCCCGCAACACCTGTCGCACACCTCGACCAACACCCAGGAAAAGCCCGACTTCCAGGCGCGCAGCCTGGGCTGGCTGCTGTTCAAGTCCAGCTGGCTGAACCTGCGCGAGACCACCAAGAACATCTACTTCCTGGTGATCGTGCTGGCCGGCGTACTGATGATGGGCGCCGCCTCGCTCGACCTCGGCTCGCTGTACGGCACCAACACCTATCCGGTCACCTACCAGGTGCTGGAAGTGGTCAGCAGCACCTTTGCGCTGTTCATGATGGTGATCACCACCTTCTACGCCGGCGAGCTGATCTGGCGTGAGCGCGAGGCGCGCATGAACCAGATGCTCGACGCCTTGCCGGTGCCGAGCTGGCTGCCGCTGCTGGCCAAGCTGTTCGCGCTGATCGGCCTGCAGGTGCTGCTGATGGTGGTCATCATGCTGACCGGCATGGCGGTGCAGATCTTCCAGGGCTACTTCCTGCTCGAACCGGGGCTTTACCTGCACCATCTGTTCCTGGTGCAGATGCCAGGCTATGCGCTGACGGCAGTGCTGGCGATCACGCTGCAGGTGCTGATCAACCAGCGCTACCTCGCCTACTTCGCGATGATCGTGTACTACATCATCAGCATCACGGCGGAGAGCGTCGGCATCGACAACCCCATGCTCATCTACGGCAACCTGCCGTCCATCACCTACTCGGCCATGAACGGCTACGGCCACTTCCTGGTGCGCGAGCGCTGGTACGAAGCCTACTGGGGCGGCGCGGCGCTGCTGCTGATCGTGCTGTCGCTGCTGTTCTGGGCGCGCGGCACCAACGACGACTGGCGCCAGCGCCTGCAATTGGCGCGCCACGCGCTGACCATGCCGGTGCTGAGCACCATCGCGGTGGGCGTGCTGATCTTCGCCGCCACCGGCGGCGTGCTGTTCTACAACCAATACGTGGCGAACTGCTTCAAGTCGGCCTACCACAAGGAAACGGAAAAGGCCGACTACGAGCGCAAGTACAAGCAATACGCCGTGCTGCCGCAGCCGCGCATCACCGACGTCAAGCTGAACGTCGAGATCATGCCGGACCAGCGCGCGCTGATGGTCAAGGGCCGCTACCTGCTGCAAAACAAGAGCACGCTGCCGGTCAGCGACATCATCGTCTCGCAGGACAACAACGTGGCGCAATTCACGGTGCGCTTCAGCCAGGCGGTGCGCAACGGCGTGCAGGATGGCGACCTGGGTTTCTACAGCTACAAGCTGGCGCAGCCGCTGGCGCCGGGCGCCCAGCTGGCGCTGGAATTCGACATCAGCTACACGCCGCAAGGCATCCTGGGGCTGGGGCGCGACACGCCGGTGCTCGGCAACGGCACCTTCTTCAACAACGGCGTGATGCCGCACATCGGCTACCAGCAGGACTGGGAACTGAGCGACGCGCGCGACCGCAAGAAACACCAGCTGGTGGCGCGCGAACGCATGCTGCCGCGCGACGATCCGGCCGGCCTGGCCAACAACATCACCGGCAACGACGCCGACTGGATCACCTTCGACGCCACCGTCGGCACCAGCGCCGACCAGACCGCGATCGCGCCGGGCATGCTGGTCAAGGACTGGGTCAGCAAGGGCCGTCGCTACTTCCACTACAAGGTCGACCAGCCGATGCTGAACATGTACGCCTTCCAGTCGGCACGCTACCTGGTCAAGCGCGACTGGTGGCAGGACGTCGGCATCGAGCTGTACTACCATCCGGGCCACGAGTACAACCTGGAGCGCATGGACAAGGGCATCAAGGAATCGCTGGACTACTACACCAAGAACTTCGGGCCGTATCAACACAAGCTGGTGCGCATCGTTGAATTCCCGCGCTATGCGCAGTTCGCGCAATCGTATCCGAACACCATTCCGTATTCGGAATCGGTGGGCTTCATCGCCAAGGTCAACGACAAGAATCCGAAGGACATCGACTACCCGTTCTACATCACCGCACACGAAGTGGCGCACCAGTGGTGGGGCCACCAGCTGGTGGGCGGCAACACGCGCGGCGGCACGGTGCTGAGCGAAACGCTGGCCGAATACTCGGCGCTGATGGTGATGAAGAAAAGCTTCGGCCCCAACAAGATGCGGCGCTTCCTGCACTACGACCTGGACCAATACCTGATGGGCCGCGCGCTGGAGCGCAAGAAGGAACTGCCGTTGGCGGACAATGAAAACCAGAACTACATCCAGTACCGCAAGGGCAGCCTGGCAATGTACCAGTTGCAGGACATGCTGGGCGAGGACAAGGTCAACGGCGCGCTGAAGGAAATCCTGAACCAGTACGGCCGCAAGCCGGGGCCGTACCCGAGCGTGACGGTGCTGGTGGACGCGCTGCGCAAGGTCACGCCGGCGGACCAGGCCTACCTGATCGACGACCTGTTCAACCACATCGTGCTCTACGAAAATCACGCCATCTCGGCCACGGCGCGCAAGCTCAACGACGGCCGCTACGAGGTCAGCTTCGCGGTCAGCGCCGCCAAGGTGCGGGCCGGCGAGCAAGGCGAGGAAAAAGATACGCCGCTAAAAGACTGGATCGACATCGGCGTCGACGACAAGGAAGGCAACAGCCTATTCCGCGAGCGCAAGCTGATCGCGCAAAAGGAAAACCGCTACACGGTCATCATCAACGGCCGCCCGGCGAAAGCAGGCATCGATCCCGACAGCAAACTGATCGACCGCAAGCCCGACGACAACCTGATCAACGTCGAGCTGCAGACGCAATAA